A window of Metabacillus sp. B2-18 contains these coding sequences:
- a CDS encoding carbohydrate ABC transporter permease, which translates to MKTTSKLYREERRNAYLFIAAPVIGFLVFILVPALYSIYGSFTNWNGLGQMNFIGLQNYIDLISDESFHKSMFNTLFLMLGIPIGIILALLLALGLNRAIFGTQFFRVVYYIPVISSIAAVAILWQWAYNGDYGLVNQFLEKLGIDGPSWLMDKDTVKPALIIMTIWKGLGYSMLLYLAALQSVPKTYYEAAKLDGANAFQVFKNITLPMVKPVTFFIVVTNIIAGAQIFVEVQVMTPTGGPEFSSATVVFYIWQKAFGNFEMGYGSAMAVVLGLFIFIVTFIQFKLNERSSFELD; encoded by the coding sequence ATGAAAACTACGTCTAAGCTTTATCGGGAAGAGCGAAGAAATGCCTATCTATTTATTGCAGCACCAGTTATAGGGTTTTTAGTTTTTATTCTAGTACCTGCGTTATATTCCATTTATGGTTCATTCACAAACTGGAATGGATTAGGTCAAATGAATTTTATTGGACTTCAGAACTATATTGATTTAATTAGTGATGAATCCTTCCATAAATCGATGTTCAACACATTATTTCTAATGTTAGGTATTCCAATTGGTATCATTTTGGCATTATTACTAGCACTAGGATTAAATAGAGCAATATTTGGAACACAGTTTTTTAGAGTTGTCTATTATATTCCTGTAATCTCATCGATTGCGGCTGTTGCGATTTTATGGCAATGGGCTTATAACGGTGATTACGGATTAGTAAACCAATTTTTAGAAAAGTTAGGAATCGATGGTCCTAGCTGGTTAATGGATAAAGATACTGTTAAACCAGCCCTTATTATTATGACTATTTGGAAAGGCCTTGGTTATAGCATGTTATTATATCTTGCTGCTTTACAAAGTGTGCCAAAAACGTATTATGAAGCCGCTAAACTTGACGGAGCTAATGCATTTCAAGTGTTTAAAAATATAACACTTCCTATGGTGAAACCAGTTACGTTTTTTATCGTTGTAACAAACATTATTGCAGGGGCGCAAATTTTCGTTGAAGTCCAAGTTATGACACCTACTGGTGGACCAGAATTTTCTTCAGCAACGGTCGTATTTTATATTTGGCAAAAAGCATTTGGTAACTTTGAAATGGGATATGGATCGGCAATGGCAGTTGTACTTGGGTTGTTTATATTTATTGTTACTTTTA